The stretch of DNA TATTGCGATAACTACGAGCCAAGGAATCGGTTTCTACTGCCATTTGCTCATAGGCCACTTTAGGCGAAAAAAGGGTGTTTTTCTCAATTCTTGCAATCGTTTTCTGTAATAATAAATCGATGATTTGAATGGAAAAAACGGGATCAGGCGTAGACGTACTTATAGAAATGAGGCCTAGCTTTTCATCAATTCCAAAAGAGACGAATCCATCTTTATAATTACCGAGGGGTGTACTTATTTTATCCAGTACCAATTTGAATACAGCCCGTTCAAGGGGCGTAAAGGTAGGAATGGTTTCATTTTTAAACTGAAAACCGTTGGGGATTTCGGGGTCGAGGTCTTCGGGTTTGTGCTGAAAATAAAGGTTTAAGTATTGGTTGATTATAAGCGTTTCCGTCCCTAGGGTATCAATTTTTTCTAAAAGAATTTCGCGCATAAGCATCTTTGAGTTTAAAAGACGCGTATATATCTGGATAAGTGTTTTGAATTCTTTTGCAATATCGTGAGGAAGAATTGACATTTGTACATTTGCGGGGAAGGTAGGTTTTACTTTTACAATTTTTTTATACTGTAAGGCACCCAACAACAGGGTAAATAAAGCAATAACGTACCACCTCTTTAAGACGAAGAGGAAATATTCCCAAGCCTTCAATAAAAGGGCTCGAATAGAAATTTCGTCCGGTTTTCTCGCGTAATTTTTGTTTGGGTCACTCATCTAATGGTCTCAAAAAGTAGCACAGGCTAGTACTGAAAATCAATAGATTTTCTTTTATAATTCCTTTTACGGCGAAACTTTGTCAATAGTTGTGCCGAACATAACATTTACCGCTTTTTTCAAAACAGGTTTTCAGCTCATTACAACAAAAAAAAAGGCTTGTCTGTGCCCCAATCAGGGCGATAACTGCCCAAAATAGAAAGCCTGATTTTTGTAAAAAATCGTGTTGATTATTGTGTTCAAAAACGACTTATATGTTATTACAATGTACAACTAACCCAAGTAAAGTCCCTCAAAATGCGCTTTCTGAGCGAATTGGGCCCCTTCATTGTTCCTACGAATTAACGGCTACTGATTATTATGTAGACGGAACAAAGTATGTTTTTTTTATAGAGACAAACCTGACGAAAAGCAAGTTTTCTGCGGTAGAGAAAAGCTTGGAAAACCTCGAAACCTTGGAAGCATCGGAGATTCACAGGCTTTTAAATGCCAATTATTTTTTGGTGGCCATAGAGAAGGGTGGTAGACATTTGCACCTGATGCGAGATGCCTCGGGTATAAAAACGGCTTATTATTCGCACGCTGATGCTGCGTTGTGTATTGGTTCGGTTATGCACGAGGTAGCGCAGCAACAGGAGACCGTTGCCTTTAATAAAGCCGGTGTTTACCAGTTGTTGTATTCCGGTTATCTTCTGGACGGATATAGTTTTTATGAAGGAATCGCCGAAATAAAAATGGGACATCACTTGGTTTTTGACGAACACTTGCAATTGGTGAAAAGCACCCAGCATTTGGTTCATTTGGCCCAACAGGACAACACTTATTCCGAAGAAGAAAACTGCCTGATGCTACGTGAAGCCATTCAAAAGGCACACCAACCCTTTTTATCTGACAAGAATATTGTTTTGCTTTCCGGCGGTTTAGATTCTATCGCCATGATTATTTCATTGGATGACATCGTCAAAGGCGAAAAACTGGATTCTATTTCTTTCAAAGTCAAGGATACCACCCAGGATGAATCTGTTTACTCGACCAGTATTGCCCAGCACTTGCAGGTGCCCAACAAATTGATTGAAGTAGATGCCAATGATCCTGGCATTATTCATCAGTTTGAGGAAAAGGTTTTACGCATGAATAACCCTTATTATGGGGCCTGGATTTTTGGTCATTTTTCAGGTACACCCGAGGAAATGTATTATGCTGGGCAGGATACTCGCCTTCATACTCCTGCCTTAAATGAAGTGGATAAATGGGCCTATTCCTTTTTGAAATACCAGGAAAGTTGGTGGCTAAAGGGGTTTTTACTTCCACTGACCAATGGAATTGTTATCCCCTTGTTGAAGGCATTGGGTTGGGATAAAAGCCCTAATCGGATCGTAAAGAACCTCTTCAAAGCCGCTCATATTTTTGATCTTAAAAAGTATATCTCCACCTTTTATTTCAAAATAGACGCGCAAAAAATAAAAGAGAAGGGTTTGCCAATTGACTATTACCACCTCATCGCCGAGCACTTAGACCTGAAACTGGAAAACTGCCCCAGCAAAAGGGCCTTATACAATGAGATTGTTCGCTTGAAATGGAGCGAACAATATATCTATGATATGCGCTATTTGCAAGATGTTGCGCGGATTAACCAGACTTATATTGCCATGCCTTTTTATAATAAAGAACTAGCTGAATTTAGTTCAGGCATTCCATTTGATTTGGCGACAAAGCCAATGATTGGTCGGGCACGTTTTGGGAAAAAGAAAAACATTATCTACAAATATGTTTTGCGAAAAGCCTTTCGCGATAAGTTAAATGACCTGACATATTATCGGGCCAAAGCAGTATCAATGACCCTTCATCAGTTGTTTAATGGGCCATTGGGGGAGAAAGTCGGGGCTATTTTAGCAGCTGACCTTGCGGCCAAGCAGTCCTTTATCAAGGAATTTCAATTGGAAGTGGTCGTGAAAAAATACATCAACCACAAAAAATGGGCTTTTGAGGACTCCGATTACCTGCATTTGGTGTATTACATTGCTACCTTGATTATCTATCACCAAGCGATCGTTTTGGCATCAAGGAAAACCCGTGTTGAAAAAGTACCTGATTGGAGCTAATCTGGCGATCGCTGCGAATTCTGTAATAAAACACATTAACTGCCAATCCAAAAAATAATGTCATGAAGTCGTTTCTAACAAGTATAATCACCCTAATTATTCCTACCCAGTTAGCCATACCCTTGCTGAATATATTGGGACATAAAGTTCATCCGCAGGCAAAAATTGGATTTTCCTTAGTGCATTGCCAACACCTTTATCTTGATAAAAAGAGCCGAATAGGTCATTTCAATTTGATAAGGGTCGAAAAGCTGATAATGCGAGAAGGTGCGTTTATTCAATCGATGAATCGGATTCGTGGGCCGCTGCATATTATCATGCAGGAAGATGCTGCGATTGCGCGCAATAATAGCATTTATAGGGGCGACCCACCTACTTGTTTGGGCATTGCAACGCTCAAGTTGGGTAGATTAGGGCAAATCATCAGCAAGCACCACTTGGATTGTACCAAATCTATTACCATTGGAGACAACTCGACGGTAGGGGGCTTAGGCACACAATTCTGGACACATGGCTTTATGCATGCACCCAAAGGGCGTCATCGAATCAGGGTAGAAGGAGAAATCATCATTGGAGACAACGTATACATCGGGTCCCGTTGTGTGCTCAACCCTGGCGTGAAAGTTGCCAATAGCATATCGATTGGCAGTAATGCTTCGGTTGCCAAGTCATTAGATCAACCAGGAATGTATGTCTCTCAACCGCTTCGGCATATTGCACGAGACATTTCCGATGTAGAGGCAAAATTGGAAAAACAAGAGCAATATAACTTAGAAACCGCCGTATATGAAAAACCGGTCCATTAACATGGAAGCCTTGCTGCCACAGCTAAAGGCTCAATTTTTAAAACTGTCGGGCTTTTCTATCCTATTTGTCTTTGTAAAAATCAATGCCTTTACTGCTGCCCTTTTTTTATCCAACTTTGTGGACAATACGGCGGATTATGGCCTCTTTGAATATGCTTTATCCATAGGACTCATAGCGGCCATTCCGCTCAATTTTGGTTTGCAAGGCGCCTATCCTTTTTTTAACCTGAGATTGCAAAAGGAGGGATTTAAATCGGTCTTTTATTTTCATTCTCTTTTAGTCAGTAGCTTATTATGTCTGCTATTTGTGATCAACCAATGGCTGTTTCCATTTATGCCTGAGAAAATCGCTTTTGCACTATTAATTGGCGGAATAATCGCCATGCAGGTGATGTTGTCCGCTATTTTGAAATCTCACGAGGTGCTTTCCTCGGCAATGCTGTTGGATGGAGGTTTGTTCTTGGTCCTTAACCTTTATAATTTATGGTTGTATGTGTCTGGGACAAGTTTGGATTTTGCCCTATTAGCAATAGCCTTTAGTAGTTATATGCTGCTACTTTGGGGGATGCATTTGTTGCGTTTTCTGAATACAAGGAGCGATTTTTCCTGGTCAAGGTATAAAGAGGTTCTGGGTTTTGGAAAGAACCTACTTTTGTCTTCTTTTTTAATTATTTGTCTGACTGGGAGTGCCAGAATTTTCATTGAATATTTTCTGGGGATGGAGCAGGTAGGAATTTATGCCTTTTATTTTCGGTTTGCAGCGGCAGTGGTGATGATTCATCAAGTTGTAAATATTGTTTTTTTCAAGAAGATGTATGAGTCCTCTCCTGCTATGCTAGACAAGTGTTTTGTCGTGTTTTTACTTTTCATCTTATTAGTTGGTAGTATTTTACTTTTTGCCGTACCGCTAATTTTTAATGGGCAGCTGAATTTGCTGGATCAAACCTGGCGTGCCTATCGGGAGCTGTATGTCCTTTTGAGTTTTCAGATGGTTTTCTGGATTTGTTTGGCCCTAAACGAGAATATTCTTTACAGGGAACAATTATCTGTAAAGATGAATCGATGGTTTTTGGCCTTGCTGGGATTGATGACGGCCAGTATTTGGCTAATGGCCCGGATGGATCAACTCAACGTCTTTAACCTTACTTTAATCAACGCCATTTGTTTGGCTTTGGCTTGCGAGATACAATTTATGCTACTTCGAAAAAAACAGCTTCCCTTTACAAAAACCAGAATACTCAACATCTTTTTTGCATTACTATTATTACTGACGTATGTGATTATGTAACGATCAGTAGGTTAAAACCCCTATGAAATGAATATTTGTATTTTATCAAACTTTACCAAAACTTATCTTTTTCACGAGGTGGCTAAGGAATTAGCAGGCCAGGCAATTAACACCTATTGGATAGCGACGAACCGGCCACTCTATGCATTTTTAAAGGCGAATTATGGCGAAGACCGGGTGCTCTTGGTTAACCTCGAATACAGTGACAGCCCTTCCCTTACGGTCAAGGATTTTAAATTGAATGAGTTGATCTATGGCGATCGTTACTTACGTTTTAAGCCTACTGTGGGTTTTCGTTATTTGCGTCATATCCAGCAGCCTATTTATGATTTCATTAAAAAAAATGGCATCAAAATGGTGTTGGGAGAAATAACCTGGTCACATGAAATATTAGTCCACCGGATGTGCCAACAATGTCCGGAATTAGATTGTCATTTTTTAAACCCTCATGTAGTCAGGATACCTGGCGACCGTTTTGCCTTTTTTACAGATGAACGCCAGAGTCAATTTTTTGAACTTTGGCAAAAAGAGCAATGGAATGAGGAAGTTTTGACTGCCCAAAAACCAGATTACCTTAAGATTAATGATAAAATTGTTAAAAAATCGAGTTCGCTAGCTGGCCGCCTCAATCGCTTGAAGCGTTTTTTTACCAATGAAAACATGGATCCACTGGATCCAACCCTTTTGCCCAATACGTACTGGCGATTACAAATTGCGGTTAAGCAAGAGTGGTACCGGGAAACTTATAAACTGGTGAAGCGAGTTCCATTTGAGCAGGTCAATGATAAGCCCTTTGTTTTTTTGGGTTTACACAAACAACCGGAGGCATCAGTAGACGTATTTGGCCGCTATTATGAAGATCAGTTGCAAAATATAAAGAACCTTTGGCGAGCCTTGCCAGAGGGGTGGAATTTGCTGATTAAGGAACATACCAATGCTATTGGTGATCGTCCGCTTTCTTTTTATCGGTCACTAAAGGCACTTTCGGGTGTATATTTAGTGGAAGAAAAGACCAACTCCTATGAAATGATCAGACAGGCAGCGCTAGTCGCTACCATAACAGGTACTATTGCCTATGAGGCAGCGCTGATGGGGGTTCCGGCCGTCACTTTTGCGCCCACTTTTTTTAACCAACTGAGTCTTTGTCGGCACATTACCCTGGCGGATCTCGACCAGTACCTGTTATCTGATATTGCAAATGAATTGAAAGCCCAAGCAGACAATCGATCTGCCTTCTCTGCCTATCTTTATGCTAATTCATTAGCAGGTCGAATGATCGACCCCATTTCCGATAAGCGGTCGATTGAACCCGCTAACATTAAGCTTTTGGCCATAGGAATAGCAGCGGCAGCGCAAGTTTTAAAGAAAAAAAGACCGCGTTCTTTAAAAAACTTGACGATCTAAACCAAGATGAGGCAACTGGCAATAGCTTTATTAGTTACCATGACTTATACGGGTATTAGTTTTGCCAATTTAGGGAAAGCGATGGTCACCCCTTTTCATTTGCTTATGGGGTTTTGTATTGCCTATGGGCTGATTCTTAGTCGTAAGCAAAGTACCTATACCTTTTTGACCCTGGTCATTTTTTTGATCTATGTACTGATCATTAATGGTATTCAATATCCTAATATTCGCTATACTTCGGTGATTTATACCGTCGTATATGGCTTGGAAACAACTATTCTGTACAATATGCTCCGCCGTTGTAAGGCCAGTGATATCGTATTTGCTTTCCGCTTGATCATTTATAGCTATGCGGCCAATCTTTTCCTCGGATTTGCCTTTGACACCATTGGGTTTCGGAATGCTTTTGTTTTGCAATACATCAAGGTCTATTATGCAGAAGGGGGAGGAGGAGGCCGACCTATGGGGTTTTCAAGTGAACCCTCCTATGCTACTTTTATGTTGAGCGTTGCCTTTATTTGTTATGCACATATGCGAGACCATGTACGAGATAAACCCATGCTAAAAGTGGCGATTGCCTACCTGATGTGCATTTTACTCACCAAGTCAGCATATGGTTTTATTTTTGTTGCAGTAAATGCGATGGATTGGGCTGTAATATTTTATAAAAAAGGAGATGCTATGCTTCGCAAGCTGTTTCCTTATTTAGGGGTATTAGTAATTGTAGTCTTGGTTGTGTTTATGAAAAATTCGTCTAATGAAGTAGCAGAACGATTGTCGGCCGTATCGGAGGTCCTATTTGACCCGAACCTTGATGCTACTAAAAGAATGGTAAAACTACAGGAAACAGATGGCAGCGCCTTTGCCCGAATAGGTCCGACCTATATGTTGCTTACGGCAGGAGAAGAAAATAATATTAATTATTGGACGGGACAGGGGGCTGGTGCTGCCGGCGTCTTTCTGGCTGGTTTCATGGCAGGGATCATTGTAGACGAAGACACCGAAAAAATTGATACAGGGATCATCCCTGCTTTTTTCTTCGATTATGGCATCATTGGATTCATACTGCTTGTGATATATCTCATCAATTGTTTTTACAATTTGCCCTTCCAGTTTTGGCTAATGTTTTTTTTGGTCCTACCTAATGCCAATGTCAATACCCAATTGTTATGGTTTGCTATTCTTAGTTACACCTTCCTCTCTATTTGGAAGGTCCGCCCTGGTGCGCTTCCAGATTTTCAATAAAACCAATAAAAGTTGTTTCGCTACCAAAAAAAAAGCGATCCCTACCAAAAAAAGAAATAGGAGCCTACCTTCCTGATTTTAGGCCCATATTTGTATTGTCAACAGGGAATAACAATACTTTTAATTCCTACTGACAACAAAAACTATGAACAATTTTCTTTTTTCTTTTAGTCTTCGCAAAAGCCAATAGGGATAGCAACACGTCAAATTCCCGCAGGCAACAAAAACTATGAACAATTTTCTTTTTTCTTTTAGTCTTCGCAAAAGCCAATAGGGATAGCAACACGTCAAATTCCCACAGGCAACAAAAACTATGAACAAATTTTCTTTTCTCTTTTAGGTTTTTCAAAACTTATACGCAAACACATTTCTGAACACACTAGGATTTGAGAGTGACTCTCTGGCCTTTATGTTGGAGAGCCTCTTTTTTTAAGCCCCTTTTTTAATTTGGACTTTTGACGCTTTTGGAAATTCTCTGTTCCCTGGCTAGAAGTGGGAAGTGGGAAGTCGGAAAAGTGGAAAATTGCGCTCCTGAGTCTTTCCGACTTCCGATTTCCGACTTCAAAACAGCGAATGTCAAAAGTCCAGTTTTAATAAATAATAAAAAAAAGAATATAATGAAGCCTTTAAGTATTGTTTTCATATTATTTTTTTCTATCTTTGTTTCTGCTACTACAAAAGCCCATCAAGGCTTTTTTTTCACTCAGGATTCACTGCAACTAAGCTTACCACACCTCGAAGTAAATGACACTATTTTTTATGAACCTGTCTGCGGAAGCAATGGAAAGACATATATTAATGCAGAGATGGCGCGCGAAGCGGGTATTCAGGACTGGCAACTGGGTTCCTGTGCTGATTATGAAACGATGCAGAGCGCTCTTCCGGGGGCTTTATGGATTAGCCAAGTTGAGGTGAATGAGTTATCACATTCTTCTGCTTTCGAACAAGAAGGTTATGCGAATTTCACCAATGTCATTTTTGAATTATTTACCAAGCAAGAAAACGATATTAGTCTAAGTAGCGAATTGGCTTCGGTGGATTGTCCGGTACAATGGACGATTTGG from Saprospiraceae bacterium encodes:
- a CDS encoding asparagine synthase-related protein, with the translated sequence MLLQCTTNPSKVPQNALSERIGPLHCSYELTATDYYVDGTKYVFFIETNLTKSKFSAVEKSLENLETLEASEIHRLLNANYFLVAIEKGGRHLHLMRDASGIKTAYYSHADAALCIGSVMHEVAQQQETVAFNKAGVYQLLYSGYLLDGYSFYEGIAEIKMGHHLVFDEHLQLVKSTQHLVHLAQQDNTYSEEENCLMLREAIQKAHQPFLSDKNIVLLSGGLDSIAMIISLDDIVKGEKLDSISFKVKDTTQDESVYSTSIAQHLQVPNKLIEVDANDPGIIHQFEEKVLRMNNPYYGAWIFGHFSGTPEEMYYAGQDTRLHTPALNEVDKWAYSFLKYQESWWLKGFLLPLTNGIVIPLLKALGWDKSPNRIVKNLFKAAHIFDLKKYISTFYFKIDAQKIKEKGLPIDYYHLIAEHLDLKLENCPSKRALYNEIVRLKWSEQYIYDMRYLQDVARINQTYIAMPFYNKELAEFSSGIPFDLATKPMIGRARFGKKKNIIYKYVLRKAFRDKLNDLTYYRAKAVSMTLHQLFNGPLGEKVGAILAADLAAKQSFIKEFQLEVVVKKYINHKKWAFEDSDYLHLVYYIATLIIYHQAIVLASRKTRVEKVPDWS
- a CDS encoding oligosaccharide flippase family protein, with amino-acid sequence MKNRSINMEALLPQLKAQFLKLSGFSILFVFVKINAFTAALFLSNFVDNTADYGLFEYALSIGLIAAIPLNFGLQGAYPFFNLRLQKEGFKSVFYFHSLLVSSLLCLLFVINQWLFPFMPEKIAFALLIGGIIAMQVMLSAILKSHEVLSSAMLLDGGLFLVLNLYNLWLYVSGTSLDFALLAIAFSSYMLLLWGMHLLRFLNTRSDFSWSRYKEVLGFGKNLLLSSFLIICLTGSARIFIEYFLGMEQVGIYAFYFRFAAAVVMIHQVVNIVFFKKMYESSPAMLDKCFVVFLLFILLVGSILLFAVPLIFNGQLNLLDQTWRAYRELYVLLSFQMVFWICLALNENILYREQLSVKMNRWFLALLGLMTASIWLMARMDQLNVFNLTLINAICLALACEIQFMLLRKKQLPFTKTRILNIFFALLLLLTYVIM
- a CDS encoding Kazal-type serine protease inhibitor codes for the protein MKPLSIVFILFFSIFVSATTKAHQGFFFTQDSLQLSLPHLEVNDTIFYEPVCGSNGKTYINAEMAREAGIQDWQLGSCADYETMQSALPGALWISQVEVNELSHSSAFEQEGYANFTNVIFELFTKQENDISLSSELASVDCPVQWTIWIDFNENRQFEEAERVLQAVSQDTQMQFELPEGIAIDYITRMRICLTPMQATMDSGILEMGEVEDYAVYITK